The following proteins are co-located in the Camelina sativa cultivar DH55 chromosome 12, Cs, whole genome shotgun sequence genome:
- the LOC104732504 gene encoding transmembrane 9 superfamily member 11 gives MRSMDRVGIWVLAILSVVHSSFGFYLPGSYPHKYEVGDYLNVKVNSLTSIETEMPFSYYSLPFCQPSEGIKDSAENLGELLMGDRIENSPYRFKMFKNESEIFLCQTDKLSADSFKLLKKRIDEMYQVNPMLDNLPAIRYTKKDGYVLRWTGYPVGIKVQDVYYVFNHLKFKVLVHKYEEAANVARVMGTGDAAEVIPTIGKKDSDVPGYMVVGFEVVPCSFSHNGDSTKKLKMYERYTTPIKCDSTSVSMSVKEGQSIVFSYEVSFEESDIKWPSRWDAYLKMEGSKVHWFSILNSLMVITFLAGIVLVIFLRTVRRDLTRYEELDKEAQAQMNEELSGWKLVVGDVFRAPSNASLLCVMVGDGVQILGMAVVTILFAALGFMSPASRGTLITGMLFFYMILGIAAGYVSVRLWRTIGCGDHRGWMSVAWKAACFFPGIAFLILTTLNFLLWGSHSTGAIPFSLFVILILLWFCISVPLTLIGGYFGAKAPHIEFPVRTNQIPREIPAQKYPSWLLVLGAGTLPFGTLFIELFFIMSSIWMGRVYYVFGFLFVVMILLVVVCAEVSLVLTYMHLCVEDYKWWWKSFFASGSVAIYIFIYSINYLVFDLKSLSGPVSATLYLGYSLFMVLAIMLATGTIGFLSSFWFVHYLFSSVKLD, from the coding sequence ATGAGGTCGATGGATCGAGTTGGGATCTGGGTACTTGCGATTTTGTCGGTGGTTCATTCAAGTTTTGGCTTTTACCTTCCGGGAAGCTACCCACACAAGTATGAAGTTGGTGATTACTTGAATGTGAAGGTGAATTCACTTACTTCTATCGAAACCGAAATGCCCTTTAGCTATTATAGTTTGCCCTTTTGTCAACCCTCTGAGGGGATTAAGGATAGTGCTGAGAATTTAGGTGAGCTTCTTATGGGAGATCGGATTGAGAATTCTCCTTATAggtttaaaatgtttaagaacGAGAGTGAGATCTTTCTTTGTCAGACTGACAAGTTGTCTGCTGATAGTTTTAAGCTTTTGAAGAAGAGGATTGATGAGATGTATCAAGTTAATCCTATGCTTGATAATTTGCCGGCGATTCGCTATACTAAGAAAGATGGCTATGTTTTGAGGTGGACTGGGTACCCTGTTGGGATCAAGGTTCAGGatgtttattatgtttttaaccACTTGAAGTTTAAGGTTCTTGTTCATAAGTATGAAGAGGCTGCTAATGTGGCTCGTGTGATGGGTACTGGGGATGCGGCTGAGGTGATTCCCACGATTGGGAAGAAAGATTCAGATGTGCCTGGCTATATGGTTGTTGGCTTTGAGGTGGTTCCTTGTAGTTTTTCTCATAATGGTGACTCTACAAAGAAGTTGAAAATGTATGAAAGATACACCACTCCGATCAAATGTGATTCCACTAGTGTTTCCATGTCTGTTAAGGAAGGTCAGTCCATTGTCTTCTCCTATGAAGTTAGTTTTGAGGAGAGTGACATCAAATGGCCATCTAGGTGGGATGCGTATCTCAAGATGGAGGGTTCAAAGGTTCATTGGTTCTCAATCTTGAACTCTCTTATGGTAATCACTTTCTTGGCCGGTATCGTCCTTGTGATATTCTTGAGGACTGTTAGGCGAGATTTGACCCGCTATGAGGAGCTTGACAAGGAGGCTCAGGCTCAGATGAACGAAGAGTTATCTGGATGGAAGCTTGTTGTGGGTGATGTTTTCCGTGCTCCATCAAACGCCTCCCTTTTGTGTGTCATGGTTGGTGACGGAGTTCAGATTCTTGGCATGGCTGTTGTAACCATTTTGTTTGCTGCTCTTGGGTTCATGTCACCGGCTTCACGTGGAACACTTATTACGGGCATGCTCTTCTTCTACATGATTCTTGGCATTGCAGCTGGTTATGTTTCTGTTCGTCTCTGGAGGACAATTGGCTGTGGCGATCACCGTGGATGGATGTCTGTTGCATGGAAAGCTGCTTGCTTTTTCCCGGGTATTGCTTTTCTGATCCTTACAACGCTCAACTTCCTTCTATGGGGTAGCCATAGTACTGGAGCCATTCCTTTCTCGCTATTTGTTATCCTCATCCTCCTGTGGTTTTGCATCTCGGTTCCTCTCACTCTTATCGGCGGTTACTTTGGAGCCAAGGCTCCACACATTGAGTTCCCAGTTCGAACCAACCAAATTCCTCGGGAAATCCCAGCTCAGAAATACCCATCGTGGCTTCTGGTTCTGGGCGCTGGAACACTTCCATTTGGGACCCTCTTCATCGAGCTTTTCTTCATCATGTCTAGCATCTGGATGGGACGTGTCTACTATGTCTTTGGATTCCTTTTTGTTGTAATGATCCTTCTTGTGGTAGTGTGTGCCGAGGTTTCCCTAGTGCTAACATACATGCACCTGTGTGTTGAAGACTATAAATGGTGGTGGAAATCCTTCTTTGCATCAGGATCCGTTGCAATCTACATCTTCATATACTCGATAAATTATCTCGTCTTTGACCTGAAAAGCTTGAGTGGACCAGTTTCAGCAACTCTTTATCTCGGATACTCTCTCTTTATGGTCTTGGCAATCATGCTCGCAACAGGTACCATTggtttcctctcttctttctgGTTCGTGCACTACTTGTTTTCTTCGGTGAAACTTGACTAA